The region aagttagttgaaaaagttgtTAGGAGGTGGATCctgcttttatatattaattttataataaaatgtgtatctgaatgagttagtggaatatgaggttcactatcacaaaatgttaaaagtaaaatttgacaaattttgtgggatggacggaaatgaaaaaaatgtgacaaactttctgggatagagggagtataacatTTTCTTGATATATCGCGATGtataaaaattcatatatttatcATACTATTAAAAATCGTTTGGTAAAGTATTATAGGATTAAAGTATTATCAAGtcaattattttttagtaattttttgtTACTATAAGTGTTAAGAGAAGATTCTCTTaacatagtactactactacatcAAAGACAATTCccaggaaaaaaaaatagaatgttGTTTGAAATCCCAAGCTGCATCTTGATTCTGCTTCTTTTCTTAACAACTAGCTCCACAGCTCAAGATAACTGCCCTTCTTCATCTTGTGGCAATGTGAGAATCAGCTACCCTTTCAGATTGACAAGCAGCCCCAAATCTTGTGGCTACGATAGCTCCAGCTTCGACCTCGAATGCCACAACAATGAGACCATCTTCAAGGTGGGAACTGCGAGGTACATCGTCCGGGACATAAACTATGCTACATTCTCCATATGGATGGTTGATCCATCCATAAGTACAGCAAATGCAAATCTCTCTTCATGCCCTGTTTATCCCACCGACATTGCTTCATGGCCGTACATGTTCTTCAACAACTACTTCTTCGACATGAATAGGCCGGTATCCTTTTTACACTGCCTAGCTCCTGTGACTTCTTCCAACTATGTGGAAGCCCCCCTTCTGTGGCAATAGGAGTAGCATTCTCTCCAACTCTTCCCGACTTTACAGTTACGTTGTTGAGGGAGATGGGATCGCGGAGGAGTCATGCTTGGTTGATCACGTGATTTGGAGCTCGAGGGCTAAGGGAAATAGCAGTATCACCAATCCTTCTTTGGCCGGCATCTATGGCGATTTGAGCAATGGGGTGGAGCTCTCGTGGTTTATTGTTCACTGCGGAGACTGCCCAAGATTTGGAGAGTGCCTCTTGGAGGACAGCCGGATCACTTGCAAACTCCAGTGCAAGGATGATGTAACAACTCTCTCGTAGCAAGGTTTTCGATGTATGTAGTcacatttttttcttctatttatttatttcaactgTTTGTTTGCTGACACTGGTTTTTTTTTCATATGGATTAATGCAGGTCAATTGGAGTATTGGGGATGTGAGTGATCCATCTTCTCCTGTTAAACTTTTTTCACTTATGGAATACTCTCTtctaacattttttttttctggacaGATATCTACGGAGCATATATAGTGGTTGCATATGGTAAGATTTCCAACCTTGTTTTGTTCGTTCATTGTAGGAGATTGCTAATTTTGTGATATGAATCATGCAGGTGAACTTATAGGCCTGAGATTCGTGATTGGATTCGTGCTCCTGATGGTTTTAGTGGCGTCCCAATGGAGAAAACGGCACGACTTACCCCTCTAGTTTGTTATTGCttcattatgttttttttttctcttatgtTTAGTAAGTACAATGTGTGTCAAGTGTATATCCTTATTAAAAGCTGATGTTTTGTACCTGTAGTTGATTGAAAGATTGTTATTATTTGATTGTGAACATATATTTCTGAATTTGGTTCAGATTTGAAATTTTGAGTACAATGTTTCTTTGTACTCAATTTCATGATACAAGTCATGTGGAAGTGagcacatatacatatacaatgAGGCATAATGTAAATAAGTAATTCAATTTTGGGTGTTGAGATGAAAAGGACATTGAGGCATAGCATTAGCAGGCATGGTTTGCTGTTGAAGCATTTCGATCACTGCTTTCATGGATGGACGATCGGATGGAAACCACTGAATACACCATACCCAAACAATCAACAATTTTTTCACTGATTCGTTCaatttctcttcttctctctcctcctTAAACAACCATTCTGGAAAGCGGGCATCACTGATGTCGTCTCCATGGCTATAAGTACTCACACTTGTGCCTACCATATCCAGCAACAGCATGCCAAAACCATAAGCATATGCTTTCTGTGGTATGATGTTTGATGAAGACGAGAATAACTCAGGAGCAGTATATTGTGATGTCCTTTCATCAGCAGACGTCGTAGACACTATGATTTTGGGGTTGAAGTTGTGGTCTAGCAAGATACTCCGAGGATTCAAAACCAAGTTGAGGAATTTCTGGGCTGATTCATGGTGAACATACTCAACTCCTTTGGCTATGCCTAGTGCAATCTGATGTTGCTTCTCCAAACCAACTGTGTGGTTTTGGTTTTCTCGAGATAAAACCATGTCAGCAAGTGTTCCACCTTGCATGAACTCATAGATGAGAGCTCTTCTGCGTCTATCTATGCAGTATCCAATCAATTGAAGGATGTTTACACGTTGCATCCCACCTATTATCTCCACTTCAGTGATGAAGGCCTCATCGTCTTGCTGAGAGGCATCGAGCACTTTGACAGCGACAGGAGTTCCATCTGAGAGCTTTCCTTTGTGCAGTGCTTCATGGCTGAGTTTCTCTTTGAAATTATTTGTGAGTCTCTTCACATCTGCATAACTGTATCTTCTTGGCCTCATATCCTTGTGATTTTTCACAGAATTTTCTATCCTTTGGTTTgcttttctccttctcttcaCCGCCTTAAAGATGAATAACGAGGCGATCGCAGTAAATGCCAGGAGTATTACCCCTGCTGTAATCCCTGTAAAGCAGGATCATTATCATGGAAAGATTTCGCATTAAATATGATTGAAGCAAGAAGATTGGTAGCCTTACCTGCAGCAAGTGGTTTGTGGTTTGTTGATGCACCTGTAGAATATACCAAATCCCATAAGCTAATGTGGTGCTAAGAGTTTTATAATACCGAaaaatatataggagtattatcGATTTTATTACCTGTTGTAGCATGTTGAGGGGTGAAGCATTCAGTTTCTTCTGCAGCAGAACTATTTTGCAACCTACAATAATCCCCTTGTGCTTCACACTTATCACAAGAAGGCCTGCTCCATTTGAGATAAAAACGAGATCCAGATTCATCGTCTCCTCCAGTCAATGCGCGGTCTAGAACGTATGAAATGCTGTACATCTTGAAACAAGACGAGTACGGGGGCAAGGATGTGATGTCATAAATAGAACCAAACTCAATAACTTTGTAACGGCGGCTGGCTAAGACAAGCAACTGCCTCATAGTTCCCTGTGTTGGAGCAATTGAATAGAGTTGATCCTTCACCATATCCTATTGCCTCTGCCTCGAATATTGGAGAAGCTGAAGAGTTTACAGTGGGAAGCTTCTCTGGGAGGCAGGAGCGAGGCCGGACATAGTTAACCAGCATCTTTTGTGCTTTGTAATCGATATCCCAAACTGCAACTGTCATGTTTAATGGAAGCATGACATTTGTGGCTGATGCTGTCACCGGGAATAGTAGATCAAGATCTGCTCTGCTTCCGTTGCATGATAATCCGAACCCCCACAATGCGCTGGTTGCCGACCTTTTATCCAGAACGGGAAACGGGCAAGAGGCGCATAAGGGCCACATGTTGCTGGGAGACACTCATTTTGGCTTAGTGCAAGGTGGAAAATGGAAATGAAGGTAAGGAGGAAAATTTTCATGTCTAGTTTGGATTCTCTGTGAAATATGTTTGATTTGCTTGCTACTTTCCATAGATCAT is a window of Salvia splendens isolate huo1 chromosome 3, SspV2, whole genome shotgun sequence DNA encoding:
- the LOC121794820 gene encoding rust resistance kinase Lr10-like, giving the protein MVKDQLYSIAPTQGTMRQLLVLASRRYKVIEFGSIYDITSLPPYSSCFKMYSISYVLDRALTGGDDESGSRFYLKWSRPSCDKCEAQGDYCRLQNSSAAEETECFTPQHATTGASTNHKPLAAGITAGVILLAFTAIASLFIFKAVKRRRKANQRIENSVKNHKDMRPRRYSYADVKRLTNNFKEKLSHEALHKGKLSDGTPVAVKVLDASQQDDEAFITEVEIIGGMQRVNILQLIGYCIDRRRRALIYEFMQGGTLADMVLSRENQNHTVGLEKQHQIALGIAKGVEYVHHESAQKFLNLVLNPRSILLDHNFNPKIIVSTTSADERTSQYTAPELFSSSSNIIPQKAYAYGFGMLLLDMVGTSVSTYSHGDDISDARFPEWLFKEEREEEKLNESVKKLLIVWVWCIQWFPSDRPSMKAVIEMLQQQTMPANAMPQCPFHLNTQN